The following proteins are encoded in a genomic region of Pan troglodytes isolate AG18354 chromosome 2, NHGRI_mPanTro3-v2.0_pri, whole genome shotgun sequence:
- the PLCD1 gene encoding 1-phosphatidylinositol 4,5-bisphosphate phosphodiesterase delta-1 isoform X4: MDSGRDFLTLHGLQDDEDLQALLKGSQLLKVKSSSWRRERFYKLQEDCKTIWQESRKVMRTPESQLFSIEDIQEVRMGHRTEGLEKFARDVPEDRCFSIVFKDQRNTLDLIAPSPADAQHWVLGLHKIIHHSGSMDQRQKLQHWIHSCLRKADKNKDNKMSFKELQNFLKELNIQVDDSYARKIFRECDHSQTDSLEDEEIEAFYKMLTQRVEIDRTFAEAVGSGETLSVDQLVTFLQHQQREEAAGPALALSLIERYEPSETAKAQRQMTKDGFLMYLLSADGSAFSLAHRRVYQDMGQPLSHYLVSSSHNTYLLEDQLAGPSSTEAYIRALCKGCRCLELDCWDGPNQEPIIYHGYTFTSKILFCDVLRAIRDYAFKASPYPVILSLENHCTLEQQRVMARHLHAILGPMLLNRPLDGITNSLPSPEQLKGKILLKGKKLGGLLPPAGEGGPEATVVSDEDEAAEMEDEAVRSRVQHKPKEDKLRLAQELSDMVIYCKSVHFGGFSSPGTPGQAFYEMASFSENRALRLLQESGNGFVRHNVGHLSRIYPAGWRTDSSNYSPVEMWNGGCQIVALNFQTPGPEMDVYQGRFQDNGACGYVLKPAFLRDPNGTFNPRALAQGPWWARKRLNIRVISGQQLPKVNKNKNSIVDPKVTVEIHGVSRDVASRQTAVITNNGFNPWWDTEFAFEVVVPDLALVRFLVEDYDASSKNDFIGQSTIPLNSLKQAE; the protein is encoded by the exons ATGGACTCGGGCCGGGACTTCCTGACCCTGCACG GCCTACAGGATGATGAGGATCTACAGGCGCTGCTGAAGGGCAGCCAGCTCCTGAAGGTGAAATCCAGCTCATGGAGGAGAGAGCGCTTCTACAAGTTGCAGGAGGACTGCAAGACCATCTGGCAGGAGTCCCGCAAGGTCATGCGGACCCCGGAGTCCCAGCTGT TCTCCATCGAGGACATTCAGGAGGTGCGAATGGGGCACCGCACGGAGGGTCTGGAGAAGTTCGCCCGTGATGTGCCCGAGGACCGCTGCTTCTCCATTGTCTTCAAGGACCAGCGCAATACACTAGACCTCATCGCCCCATCGCCAGCTGATGCCCAGCACTGGGTGCTGGGGCTGCACAAGATCATCCACCACTCAGGCTCCATGGACCAGCGTCAGAAGCTACAGCA CTGGATTCACTCCTGCTTGcgaaaagctgacaaaaacaaggacaaCAAGATGAGCTTCAAGGAGCTGCAGAACTTCCTGAAGGAGCTCAACATCCAGGTGGACGACAGCTATGCCCGGAAGATCTTCAGG GAGTGTGACCACTCCCAGACAGACTCCCTGGAGGATGAGGAGATTGAGGCCTTCTACAAGATGCTGACCCAGCGGGTGGAGATCGACCGCACCTTCGCCGAGGCCGTGGGCTCAGGGGAGACTCTGTCGGTGGATCAGTTAGTGACGTTCCTGCAGCACCAGCAGCGGGAGGAGGCGGCAGGGCCTGCGCTGGCCCTCTCCCTCATTGAGCGCTATGAGCCCAGCGAGACTG CCAAGGCGCAGCGGCAGATGACCAAGGACGGCTTCCTCATGTACTTACTGTCGGCTGACGGCAGCGCCTTCAGCCTGGCACACCGCCGTGTCTACCAGGACATGGGCCAGCCGCTTAGCCACTACCTGGTGTCCTCTTCACACAACACCTACCTGCTGGAGGACCAGCTAGCCGGGCCCAGCAGCACTGAAGCCTACATCCG GGCACTGTGCAAAGGCTGCCGATGCCTGGAGCTTGACTGCTGGGACGGGCCCAACCAGGAACCAATCATCTACCACGGCTATACTTTCACTTCCAAGATCCTCTTCTGCGATGTGCTCAGGGCCATCCGGGACTATGCCTTCAAG GCGTCCCCCTACCCTGTCATCCTATCCCTGGAGAACCACTGCACACTGGAGCAGCAGCGCGTGATGGCGCGGCACCTGCACGCCATCCTGGGCCCCATGCTGTTGAACCGACCACTGGATGGGATCACCAACAGCCTGCCCTCCCCTGAG CAACTGAAGGGGAAGATCCTGCTGAAGGGGAAGAAGCTCGGGGGGCTCCTGCCCCCTGCAGGGGAGGGTGGCCCTGAGGCCACTGTGGTGTCAGACGAAGACGAGGCTGCTGAGATGGAGGATGAGGCAGTGAGGAGCCGTGTGCAGCACAAGCCCAAG GAGGACAAGCTCAGGCTAGCACAGGAGCTCTCTGACATGGTCATTTACTGCAAGAGTGTCCACTTTGGGGGCTTCTCCAGTCCTGGCACCCCTGGGCAGGCCTTCTACGAGATGGCGTCCTTCTCTGAGAACCGTGCCCTTCGACTGCTCCAAGAATCAG GAAACGGCTTTGTCCGCCACAACGTGGGGCACCTGAGCAGAATCTACCCGGCTGGATGGAGAACAGACTCCTCCAACTACAGCCCCGTGGAGATGTGGAATGGGGGCTGCCAGATCG TGGCCCTGAATTTCCAGACACCTGGGCCAGAGATGGACGTGTACCAGGGCCGCTTCCAGGACAACGGGGCCTGTGGGTACGTGCTGAAGCCCGCCTTCCTGCGAGACCCCAACGGCACCTTTAACCCCCGCGCCCTGGCTCAGGGGCCCTGGTGGGCACGGAAGCGGCTCAACATCAGG GTCATTTCGGGGCAGCAGCTGCCAAAAGTCAACAAGAATAAGAATTCAATTGTGGACCCCAAAGTGACAGTGGAGATCCATGGCGTGAGCCGGGACGTGGCCAGCCGCCAGACTGCTGTCATCACCAACAATG GTTTCAACCCATGGTGGGACACGGAGTTTGCGTTTGAGGTAGTTGTGCCTGACCTTGCCCTCGTCCGCTTCTTGGTGGAAGATTATGATGCCTCCTCCAAGAATGACTTCATTGGCCAGAGTACCATCCCCTTGAACAGCCTCAAGCAAG CTGAGTGA
- the PLCD1 gene encoding 1-phosphatidylinositol 4,5-bisphosphate phosphodiesterase delta-1 isoform X3, which yields MQCLGIRSRSRSRSRELYLQEQSLKVAALNGRRLGLQDDEDLQALLKGSQLLKVKSSSWRRERFYKLQEDCKTIWQESRKVMRTPESQLFSIEDIQEVRMGHRTEGLEKFARDVPEDRCFSIVFKDQRNTLDLIAPSPADAQHWVLGLHKIIHHSGSMDQRQKLQHWIHSCLRKADKNKDNKMSFKELQNFLKELNIQVDDSYARKIFRECDHSQTDSLEDEEIEAFYKMLTQRVEIDRTFAEAVGSGETLSVDQLVTFLQHQQREEAAGPALALSLIERYEPSETAKAQRQMTKDGFLMYLLSADGSAFSLAHRRVYQDMGQPLSHYLVSSSHNTYLLEDQLAGPSSTEAYIRALCKGCRCLELDCWDGPNQEPIIYHGYTFTSKILFCDVLRAIRDYAFKASPYPVILSLENHCTLEQQRVMARHLHAILGPMLLNRPLDGITNSLPSPEQLKGKILLKGKKLGGLLPPAGEGGPEATVVSDEDEAAEMEDEAVRSRVQHKPKEDKLRLAQELSDMVIYCKSVHFGGFSSPGTPGQAFYEMASFSENRALRLLQESGNGFVRHNVGHLSRIYPAGWRTDSSNYSPVEMWNGGCQIVALNFQTPGPEMDVYQGRFQDNGACGYVLKPAFLRDPNGTFNPRALAQGPWWARKRLNIRVISGQQLPKVNKNKNSIVDPKVTVEIHGVSRDVASRQTAVITNNGFNPWWDTEFAFEVVVPDLALVRFLVEDYDASSKNDFIGQSTIPLNSLKQAE from the exons ATGCAGTGCCTGGGGATCCGGAGCCGGAGCCGGAGCCGCTCCAGGGAGCTCTACCTGCAGGAGCAGAGCCTTAAGGTGGCGGCACTCAATGGACGGAGGCTGG GCCTACAGGATGATGAGGATCTACAGGCGCTGCTGAAGGGCAGCCAGCTCCTGAAGGTGAAATCCAGCTCATGGAGGAGAGAGCGCTTCTACAAGTTGCAGGAGGACTGCAAGACCATCTGGCAGGAGTCCCGCAAGGTCATGCGGACCCCGGAGTCCCAGCTGT TCTCCATCGAGGACATTCAGGAGGTGCGAATGGGGCACCGCACGGAGGGTCTGGAGAAGTTCGCCCGTGATGTGCCCGAGGACCGCTGCTTCTCCATTGTCTTCAAGGACCAGCGCAATACACTAGACCTCATCGCCCCATCGCCAGCTGATGCCCAGCACTGGGTGCTGGGGCTGCACAAGATCATCCACCACTCAGGCTCCATGGACCAGCGTCAGAAGCTACAGCA CTGGATTCACTCCTGCTTGcgaaaagctgacaaaaacaaggacaaCAAGATGAGCTTCAAGGAGCTGCAGAACTTCCTGAAGGAGCTCAACATCCAGGTGGACGACAGCTATGCCCGGAAGATCTTCAGG GAGTGTGACCACTCCCAGACAGACTCCCTGGAGGATGAGGAGATTGAGGCCTTCTACAAGATGCTGACCCAGCGGGTGGAGATCGACCGCACCTTCGCCGAGGCCGTGGGCTCAGGGGAGACTCTGTCGGTGGATCAGTTAGTGACGTTCCTGCAGCACCAGCAGCGGGAGGAGGCGGCAGGGCCTGCGCTGGCCCTCTCCCTCATTGAGCGCTATGAGCCCAGCGAGACTG CCAAGGCGCAGCGGCAGATGACCAAGGACGGCTTCCTCATGTACTTACTGTCGGCTGACGGCAGCGCCTTCAGCCTGGCACACCGCCGTGTCTACCAGGACATGGGCCAGCCGCTTAGCCACTACCTGGTGTCCTCTTCACACAACACCTACCTGCTGGAGGACCAGCTAGCCGGGCCCAGCAGCACTGAAGCCTACATCCG GGCACTGTGCAAAGGCTGCCGATGCCTGGAGCTTGACTGCTGGGACGGGCCCAACCAGGAACCAATCATCTACCACGGCTATACTTTCACTTCCAAGATCCTCTTCTGCGATGTGCTCAGGGCCATCCGGGACTATGCCTTCAAG GCGTCCCCCTACCCTGTCATCCTATCCCTGGAGAACCACTGCACACTGGAGCAGCAGCGCGTGATGGCGCGGCACCTGCACGCCATCCTGGGCCCCATGCTGTTGAACCGACCACTGGATGGGATCACCAACAGCCTGCCCTCCCCTGAG CAACTGAAGGGGAAGATCCTGCTGAAGGGGAAGAAGCTCGGGGGGCTCCTGCCCCCTGCAGGGGAGGGTGGCCCTGAGGCCACTGTGGTGTCAGACGAAGACGAGGCTGCTGAGATGGAGGATGAGGCAGTGAGGAGCCGTGTGCAGCACAAGCCCAAG GAGGACAAGCTCAGGCTAGCACAGGAGCTCTCTGACATGGTCATTTACTGCAAGAGTGTCCACTTTGGGGGCTTCTCCAGTCCTGGCACCCCTGGGCAGGCCTTCTACGAGATGGCGTCCTTCTCTGAGAACCGTGCCCTTCGACTGCTCCAAGAATCAG GAAACGGCTTTGTCCGCCACAACGTGGGGCACCTGAGCAGAATCTACCCGGCTGGATGGAGAACAGACTCCTCCAACTACAGCCCCGTGGAGATGTGGAATGGGGGCTGCCAGATCG TGGCCCTGAATTTCCAGACACCTGGGCCAGAGATGGACGTGTACCAGGGCCGCTTCCAGGACAACGGGGCCTGTGGGTACGTGCTGAAGCCCGCCTTCCTGCGAGACCCCAACGGCACCTTTAACCCCCGCGCCCTGGCTCAGGGGCCCTGGTGGGCACGGAAGCGGCTCAACATCAGG GTCATTTCGGGGCAGCAGCTGCCAAAAGTCAACAAGAATAAGAATTCAATTGTGGACCCCAAAGTGACAGTGGAGATCCATGGCGTGAGCCGGGACGTGGCCAGCCGCCAGACTGCTGTCATCACCAACAATG GTTTCAACCCATGGTGGGACACGGAGTTTGCGTTTGAGGTAGTTGTGCCTGACCTTGCCCTCGTCCGCTTCTTGGTGGAAGATTATGATGCCTCCTCCAAGAATGACTTCATTGGCCAGAGTACCATCCCCTTGAACAGCCTCAAGCAAG CTGAGTGA
- the PLCD1 gene encoding 1-phosphatidylinositol 4,5-bisphosphate phosphodiesterase delta-1 isoform X2, whose product MDSGRDFLTLHGLQDDEDLQALLKGSQLLKVKSSSWRRERFYKLQEDCKTIWQESRKVMRTPESQLFSIEDIQEVRMGHRTEGLEKFARDVPEDRCFSIVFKDQRNTLDLIAPSPADAQHWVLGLHKIIHHSGSMDQRQKLQHWIHSCLRKADKNKDNKMSFKELQNFLKELNIQVDDSYARKIFRECDHSQTDSLEDEEIEAFYKMLTQRVEIDRTFAEAVGSGETLSVDQLVTFLQHQQREEAAGPALALSLIERYEPSETAKAQRQMTKDGFLMYLLSADGSAFSLAHRRVYQDMGQPLSHYLVSSSHNTYLLEDQLAGPSSTEAYIRALCKGCRCLELDCWDGPNQEPIIYHGYTFTSKILFCDVLRAIRDYAFKASPYPVILSLENHCTLEQQRVMARHLHAILGPMLLNRPLDGITNSLPSPEQLKGKILLKGKKLGGLLPPAGEGGPEATVVSDEDEAAEMEDEAVRSRVQHKPKEDKLRLAQELSDMVIYCKSVHFGGFSSPGTPGQAFYEMASFSENRALRLLQESGNGFVRHNVGHLSRIYPAGWRTDSSNYSPVEMWNGGCQIVALNFQTPGPEMDVYQGRFQDNGACGYVLKPAFLRDPNGTFNPRALAQGPWWARKRLNIRVISGQQLPKVNKNKNSIVDPKVTVEIHGVSRDVASRQTAVITNNGFNPWWDTEFAFEVVVPDLALVRFLVEDYDASSKNDFIGQSTIPLNSLKQGYRHVHLMSKNGDQHPSATLFVKISLQD is encoded by the exons ATGGACTCGGGCCGGGACTTCCTGACCCTGCACG GCCTACAGGATGATGAGGATCTACAGGCGCTGCTGAAGGGCAGCCAGCTCCTGAAGGTGAAATCCAGCTCATGGAGGAGAGAGCGCTTCTACAAGTTGCAGGAGGACTGCAAGACCATCTGGCAGGAGTCCCGCAAGGTCATGCGGACCCCGGAGTCCCAGCTGT TCTCCATCGAGGACATTCAGGAGGTGCGAATGGGGCACCGCACGGAGGGTCTGGAGAAGTTCGCCCGTGATGTGCCCGAGGACCGCTGCTTCTCCATTGTCTTCAAGGACCAGCGCAATACACTAGACCTCATCGCCCCATCGCCAGCTGATGCCCAGCACTGGGTGCTGGGGCTGCACAAGATCATCCACCACTCAGGCTCCATGGACCAGCGTCAGAAGCTACAGCA CTGGATTCACTCCTGCTTGcgaaaagctgacaaaaacaaggacaaCAAGATGAGCTTCAAGGAGCTGCAGAACTTCCTGAAGGAGCTCAACATCCAGGTGGACGACAGCTATGCCCGGAAGATCTTCAGG GAGTGTGACCACTCCCAGACAGACTCCCTGGAGGATGAGGAGATTGAGGCCTTCTACAAGATGCTGACCCAGCGGGTGGAGATCGACCGCACCTTCGCCGAGGCCGTGGGCTCAGGGGAGACTCTGTCGGTGGATCAGTTAGTGACGTTCCTGCAGCACCAGCAGCGGGAGGAGGCGGCAGGGCCTGCGCTGGCCCTCTCCCTCATTGAGCGCTATGAGCCCAGCGAGACTG CCAAGGCGCAGCGGCAGATGACCAAGGACGGCTTCCTCATGTACTTACTGTCGGCTGACGGCAGCGCCTTCAGCCTGGCACACCGCCGTGTCTACCAGGACATGGGCCAGCCGCTTAGCCACTACCTGGTGTCCTCTTCACACAACACCTACCTGCTGGAGGACCAGCTAGCCGGGCCCAGCAGCACTGAAGCCTACATCCG GGCACTGTGCAAAGGCTGCCGATGCCTGGAGCTTGACTGCTGGGACGGGCCCAACCAGGAACCAATCATCTACCACGGCTATACTTTCACTTCCAAGATCCTCTTCTGCGATGTGCTCAGGGCCATCCGGGACTATGCCTTCAAG GCGTCCCCCTACCCTGTCATCCTATCCCTGGAGAACCACTGCACACTGGAGCAGCAGCGCGTGATGGCGCGGCACCTGCACGCCATCCTGGGCCCCATGCTGTTGAACCGACCACTGGATGGGATCACCAACAGCCTGCCCTCCCCTGAG CAACTGAAGGGGAAGATCCTGCTGAAGGGGAAGAAGCTCGGGGGGCTCCTGCCCCCTGCAGGGGAGGGTGGCCCTGAGGCCACTGTGGTGTCAGACGAAGACGAGGCTGCTGAGATGGAGGATGAGGCAGTGAGGAGCCGTGTGCAGCACAAGCCCAAG GAGGACAAGCTCAGGCTAGCACAGGAGCTCTCTGACATGGTCATTTACTGCAAGAGTGTCCACTTTGGGGGCTTCTCCAGTCCTGGCACCCCTGGGCAGGCCTTCTACGAGATGGCGTCCTTCTCTGAGAACCGTGCCCTTCGACTGCTCCAAGAATCAG GAAACGGCTTTGTCCGCCACAACGTGGGGCACCTGAGCAGAATCTACCCGGCTGGATGGAGAACAGACTCCTCCAACTACAGCCCCGTGGAGATGTGGAATGGGGGCTGCCAGATCG TGGCCCTGAATTTCCAGACACCTGGGCCAGAGATGGACGTGTACCAGGGCCGCTTCCAGGACAACGGGGCCTGTGGGTACGTGCTGAAGCCCGCCTTCCTGCGAGACCCCAACGGCACCTTTAACCCCCGCGCCCTGGCTCAGGGGCCCTGGTGGGCACGGAAGCGGCTCAACATCAGG GTCATTTCGGGGCAGCAGCTGCCAAAAGTCAACAAGAATAAGAATTCAATTGTGGACCCCAAAGTGACAGTGGAGATCCATGGCGTGAGCCGGGACGTGGCCAGCCGCCAGACTGCTGTCATCACCAACAATG GTTTCAACCCATGGTGGGACACGGAGTTTGCGTTTGAGGTAGTTGTGCCTGACCTTGCCCTCGTCCGCTTCTTGGTGGAAGATTATGATGCCTCCTCCAAGAATGACTTCATTGGCCAGAGTACCATCCCCTTGAACAGCCTCAAGCAAG GATACCGCCATGTCCACCTCATGTCTAAGAACGGGGACCAGCATCCATCAGCCACCCTCTTTGTGAAGATCTCCCTCCAGGACTAG
- the PLCD1 gene encoding 1-phosphatidylinositol 4,5-bisphosphate phosphodiesterase delta-1 isoform X1 has product MQCLGIRSRSRSRSRELYLQEQSLKVAALNGRRLGLQDDEDLQALLKGSQLLKVKSSSWRRERFYKLQEDCKTIWQESRKVMRTPESQLFSIEDIQEVRMGHRTEGLEKFARDVPEDRCFSIVFKDQRNTLDLIAPSPADAQHWVLGLHKIIHHSGSMDQRQKLQHWIHSCLRKADKNKDNKMSFKELQNFLKELNIQVDDSYARKIFRECDHSQTDSLEDEEIEAFYKMLTQRVEIDRTFAEAVGSGETLSVDQLVTFLQHQQREEAAGPALALSLIERYEPSETAKAQRQMTKDGFLMYLLSADGSAFSLAHRRVYQDMGQPLSHYLVSSSHNTYLLEDQLAGPSSTEAYIRALCKGCRCLELDCWDGPNQEPIIYHGYTFTSKILFCDVLRAIRDYAFKASPYPVILSLENHCTLEQQRVMARHLHAILGPMLLNRPLDGITNSLPSPEQLKGKILLKGKKLGGLLPPAGEGGPEATVVSDEDEAAEMEDEAVRSRVQHKPKEDKLRLAQELSDMVIYCKSVHFGGFSSPGTPGQAFYEMASFSENRALRLLQESGNGFVRHNVGHLSRIYPAGWRTDSSNYSPVEMWNGGCQIVALNFQTPGPEMDVYQGRFQDNGACGYVLKPAFLRDPNGTFNPRALAQGPWWARKRLNIRVISGQQLPKVNKNKNSIVDPKVTVEIHGVSRDVASRQTAVITNNGFNPWWDTEFAFEVVVPDLALVRFLVEDYDASSKNDFIGQSTIPLNSLKQGYRHVHLMSKNGDQHPSATLFVKISLQD; this is encoded by the exons ATGCAGTGCCTGGGGATCCGGAGCCGGAGCCGGAGCCGCTCCAGGGAGCTCTACCTGCAGGAGCAGAGCCTTAAGGTGGCGGCACTCAATGGACGGAGGCTGG GCCTACAGGATGATGAGGATCTACAGGCGCTGCTGAAGGGCAGCCAGCTCCTGAAGGTGAAATCCAGCTCATGGAGGAGAGAGCGCTTCTACAAGTTGCAGGAGGACTGCAAGACCATCTGGCAGGAGTCCCGCAAGGTCATGCGGACCCCGGAGTCCCAGCTGT TCTCCATCGAGGACATTCAGGAGGTGCGAATGGGGCACCGCACGGAGGGTCTGGAGAAGTTCGCCCGTGATGTGCCCGAGGACCGCTGCTTCTCCATTGTCTTCAAGGACCAGCGCAATACACTAGACCTCATCGCCCCATCGCCAGCTGATGCCCAGCACTGGGTGCTGGGGCTGCACAAGATCATCCACCACTCAGGCTCCATGGACCAGCGTCAGAAGCTACAGCA CTGGATTCACTCCTGCTTGcgaaaagctgacaaaaacaaggacaaCAAGATGAGCTTCAAGGAGCTGCAGAACTTCCTGAAGGAGCTCAACATCCAGGTGGACGACAGCTATGCCCGGAAGATCTTCAGG GAGTGTGACCACTCCCAGACAGACTCCCTGGAGGATGAGGAGATTGAGGCCTTCTACAAGATGCTGACCCAGCGGGTGGAGATCGACCGCACCTTCGCCGAGGCCGTGGGCTCAGGGGAGACTCTGTCGGTGGATCAGTTAGTGACGTTCCTGCAGCACCAGCAGCGGGAGGAGGCGGCAGGGCCTGCGCTGGCCCTCTCCCTCATTGAGCGCTATGAGCCCAGCGAGACTG CCAAGGCGCAGCGGCAGATGACCAAGGACGGCTTCCTCATGTACTTACTGTCGGCTGACGGCAGCGCCTTCAGCCTGGCACACCGCCGTGTCTACCAGGACATGGGCCAGCCGCTTAGCCACTACCTGGTGTCCTCTTCACACAACACCTACCTGCTGGAGGACCAGCTAGCCGGGCCCAGCAGCACTGAAGCCTACATCCG GGCACTGTGCAAAGGCTGCCGATGCCTGGAGCTTGACTGCTGGGACGGGCCCAACCAGGAACCAATCATCTACCACGGCTATACTTTCACTTCCAAGATCCTCTTCTGCGATGTGCTCAGGGCCATCCGGGACTATGCCTTCAAG GCGTCCCCCTACCCTGTCATCCTATCCCTGGAGAACCACTGCACACTGGAGCAGCAGCGCGTGATGGCGCGGCACCTGCACGCCATCCTGGGCCCCATGCTGTTGAACCGACCACTGGATGGGATCACCAACAGCCTGCCCTCCCCTGAG CAACTGAAGGGGAAGATCCTGCTGAAGGGGAAGAAGCTCGGGGGGCTCCTGCCCCCTGCAGGGGAGGGTGGCCCTGAGGCCACTGTGGTGTCAGACGAAGACGAGGCTGCTGAGATGGAGGATGAGGCAGTGAGGAGCCGTGTGCAGCACAAGCCCAAG GAGGACAAGCTCAGGCTAGCACAGGAGCTCTCTGACATGGTCATTTACTGCAAGAGTGTCCACTTTGGGGGCTTCTCCAGTCCTGGCACCCCTGGGCAGGCCTTCTACGAGATGGCGTCCTTCTCTGAGAACCGTGCCCTTCGACTGCTCCAAGAATCAG GAAACGGCTTTGTCCGCCACAACGTGGGGCACCTGAGCAGAATCTACCCGGCTGGATGGAGAACAGACTCCTCCAACTACAGCCCCGTGGAGATGTGGAATGGGGGCTGCCAGATCG TGGCCCTGAATTTCCAGACACCTGGGCCAGAGATGGACGTGTACCAGGGCCGCTTCCAGGACAACGGGGCCTGTGGGTACGTGCTGAAGCCCGCCTTCCTGCGAGACCCCAACGGCACCTTTAACCCCCGCGCCCTGGCTCAGGGGCCCTGGTGGGCACGGAAGCGGCTCAACATCAGG GTCATTTCGGGGCAGCAGCTGCCAAAAGTCAACAAGAATAAGAATTCAATTGTGGACCCCAAAGTGACAGTGGAGATCCATGGCGTGAGCCGGGACGTGGCCAGCCGCCAGACTGCTGTCATCACCAACAATG GTTTCAACCCATGGTGGGACACGGAGTTTGCGTTTGAGGTAGTTGTGCCTGACCTTGCCCTCGTCCGCTTCTTGGTGGAAGATTATGATGCCTCCTCCAAGAATGACTTCATTGGCCAGAGTACCATCCCCTTGAACAGCCTCAAGCAAG GATACCGCCATGTCCACCTCATGTCTAAGAACGGGGACCAGCATCCATCAGCCACCCTCTTTGTGAAGATCTCCCTCCAGGACTAG